In a genomic window of Mageeibacillus indolicus UPII9-5:
- a CDS encoding ATP-dependent Clp protease ATP-binding subunit, with protein MKIILTESTQHVLQVANQLAKCYRIGEIGTEYLLGAMIKEKKMGNADLILQKHGIDFAQYNAVLAKINQMEPQDFNWPEHEDLERIVAKLSQRAKQIFDRAVLMVHMGNKPLTTTALLISLLEAGDSVAIRILHSLGLSLEVFQREFMALQEENGADPELAGYNEAEDDESEEESEDISAEDNAVMKQGGQGKHGGNALKKFGNDLTERCRKQKVDPVIGRNEEINRVMQILCRRTKNNPCLIGEPGVGKTAVVEGLAQKIAAGDVPDILQDKRIISIDMGGMLAGAKYRGEFEERLKKVLAEAGQAGDVILFIDELHTLIGAGAGEGSIDAANIMKPMLARGELQVIGATTLNEYRKYIEKDAALERRFQPVTVEEPSEEDTLAILRGVREKYENHHKVKITDAALEAAVKLSVRYINDRFLPDKAIDLMDEAAAKLRLAGSGNNKQLQKLQKDLDKLKDEKERAAAAENFEQAAELLQKQQALENKLVKVKAAKKHEPSDAKAVLTEENIADIVAGWTGIPVKRLTENDTTRLKNLDKELKSRVIGQDAAVDAVVQAIRRGRLGLKDPQRPIGSFLFLGTTGVGKTELAKALAEVMFGDPNAMIRLDMSEYMEKFDVSKLIGSPPGYVGYDEGGQLTEKVRRHPYSVILFDEIEKAHPDVFNALLQILEDGRLTDSQGRTVKFANTIIIMTSNLGAKLLLNGNKRIGFDFAGKGGEPEQNDDRNLYGGRSYQEAADLVIAEAKRTFNPEFINRIDEILFFKMLDKKAMRQIVDLMLKGLAKRISELGIKLTVTDAAADRLAVEGYDSLYGARPLRRTIQNRVEDEFSQAMLDGTIKKGDVAEVDIVKQGKDVKFVVRPQGSERTTESKGSDSDSDASADSAAPTNQADKSAGGSIEHPYQVSSDSSAEPKDTAKDDKSKSED; from the coding sequence ATGAAGATAATTCTTACCGAAAGCACGCAACATGTTTTGCAGGTGGCCAACCAGCTAGCTAAATGTTATCGCATAGGCGAAATTGGCACTGAATATTTGTTGGGCGCTATGATTAAAGAGAAAAAAATGGGTAATGCCGATCTGATTTTGCAGAAACACGGCATAGATTTTGCTCAATACAACGCGGTTTTGGCCAAAATTAACCAAATGGAACCGCAAGATTTTAATTGGCCGGAACACGAAGACTTGGAACGCATCGTGGCCAAGCTTTCGCAACGTGCCAAACAGATATTTGATCGAGCCGTACTTATGGTGCACATGGGCAATAAGCCGCTGACAACTACCGCCCTACTTATTTCTCTACTCGAAGCAGGGGATTCAGTGGCGATCAGGATTTTGCATAGCCTAGGTCTGTCGCTAGAGGTGTTCCAACGGGAGTTTATGGCTTTGCAGGAAGAGAACGGGGCCGATCCGGAATTGGCGGGCTATAACGAAGCTGAAGATGATGAGTCAGAGGAAGAAAGTGAGGATATTTCTGCAGAAGATAACGCAGTGATGAAGCAAGGTGGCCAGGGAAAACATGGCGGCAATGCGTTGAAGAAGTTCGGCAATGATTTGACGGAACGCTGCCGTAAGCAAAAAGTTGATCCGGTCATCGGGCGTAATGAGGAAATAAACCGCGTAATGCAAATCCTATGCCGTCGCACCAAAAACAACCCTTGCTTGATTGGCGAGCCGGGCGTTGGTAAAACTGCAGTGGTGGAAGGACTGGCTCAGAAAATTGCCGCCGGAGATGTGCCGGATATTCTGCAAGATAAGCGGATAATCAGCATTGATATGGGCGGTATGTTGGCCGGAGCCAAATATAGAGGTGAGTTTGAGGAACGTTTGAAGAAAGTTTTGGCTGAGGCCGGGCAAGCTGGGGATGTAATTCTATTCATTGATGAACTTCACACCCTAATCGGTGCCGGGGCCGGTGAAGGATCGATTGACGCGGCCAATATTATGAAACCGATGCTGGCCAGAGGCGAGCTCCAAGTTATCGGTGCCACTACCTTGAACGAATATCGTAAATATATCGAAAAGGATGCGGCTTTGGAGCGGCGGTTCCAGCCGGTTACCGTTGAAGAACCGTCGGAAGAGGACACTTTGGCAATTTTGCGGGGCGTACGGGAAAAATATGAAAACCATCACAAAGTGAAAATAACCGATGCAGCTTTGGAAGCGGCTGTCAAACTTTCCGTCCGCTATATCAATGACCGTTTCCTGCCGGACAAAGCCATTGATCTGATGGATGAGGCAGCGGCAAAACTACGCTTGGCGGGTTCTGGTAATAACAAACAGCTGCAAAAATTGCAAAAAGACCTTGATAAGCTGAAAGATGAAAAAGAACGGGCCGCTGCGGCTGAAAACTTTGAACAGGCGGCTGAGCTGTTGCAGAAACAGCAGGCGTTGGAAAATAAGCTCGTCAAAGTGAAGGCGGCAAAAAAGCATGAGCCGAGCGATGCCAAGGCTGTTTTGACGGAAGAAAATATTGCAGATATCGTGGCCGGTTGGACCGGAATCCCGGTAAAGCGGCTTACAGAAAATGATACAACTAGATTAAAAAATCTTGATAAGGAACTGAAGAGTCGTGTTATAGGTCAGGATGCCGCGGTCGATGCGGTGGTACAGGCCATCCGGCGTGGTCGTCTCGGTTTGAAAGATCCGCAGCGCCCCATCGGTTCGTTCCTGTTCCTCGGTACTACAGGTGTAGGTAAGACTGAACTGGCTAAGGCTTTAGCTGAAGTCATGTTTGGTGATCCTAACGCGATGATCAGGCTTGATATGTCGGAATATATGGAAAAATTTGATGTATCTAAGCTCATCGGTTCGCCGCCGGGATATGTCGGTTATGATGAGGGCGGCCAATTGACCGAAAAAGTGAGACGCCATCCGTATTCGGTAATTCTGTTTGATGAGATTGAAAAAGCGCATCCGGATGTTTTCAACGCCTTACTGCAAATTTTGGAAGATGGCCGGTTGACGGACAGCCAGGGACGTACGGTTAAGTTTGCCAACACGATCATCATCATGACCTCGAACTTGGGAGCCAAGTTATTGCTGAACGGCAACAAGCGGATCGGCTTTGACTTTGCCGGTAAAGGTGGCGAACCAGAACAGAATGATGACCGTAATTTGTACGGCGGTCGCAGCTATCAAGAGGCGGCTGATCTGGTCATCGCTGAAGCGAAACGTACTTTCAATCCGGAATTTATCAACCGTATTGATGAAATTCTATTCTTTAAGATGCTGGATAAAAAGGCAATGCGCCAAATTGTTGACCTTATGCTCAAAGGTTTGGCGAAACGTATCAGTGAGCTCGGGATTAAGCTTACCGTAACTGATGCTGCAGCTGATCGCTTGGCTGTTGAAGGCTATGACAGCTTGTACGGTGCAAGGCCATTGCGTCGGACGATTCAGAATCGAGTCGAGGATGAGTTCTCACAGGCGATGCTTGATGGTACAATTAAAAAAGGTGACGTGGCGGAGGTCGATATTGTCAAACAAGGGAAGGATGTTAAGTTTGTCGTTCGGCCGCAAGGAAGTGAGCGCACTACAGAAAGTAAGGGATCAGATTCCGATTCTGATGCGTCCGCCGATTCTGCCGCCCCAACCAATCAAGCTGATAAATCAGCAGGTGGTTCGATAGAACATCCGTACCAGGTATCCAGCGATTCGTCGGCTGAGCCTAAGGACACGGCAAAGGATGATAAGTCCAAGTCGGAAGATTAA
- a CDS encoding CpXC domain-containing protein has product MTKFRQELRQCPYCLNEEKTTVWELIDPNEDPDLRELLLRKELQVFTCSNCGRTFRMVEPLTYIDRKLGFAAYFSPNLQSLFKQGYLRDFNILPDEMLSDVPLHLRQNEAGWRLRLCPDMNSLLEKIHIFTAGLDDRLMEVVKLALAARLLSDEGKRVEMLRFLACNDQEMLFIAQYAPAETENSLDVSAASDDSSDGATAEGTKAEGGKTEELTVARELYVNTERLLGNSLGEDRHWSIIDRGFALRLVAPDKNH; this is encoded by the coding sequence ATGACCAAATTCCGTCAAGAACTTCGGCAATGCCCATATTGCTTGAACGAAGAAAAGACAACTGTCTGGGAACTGATTGATCCGAATGAAGATCCGGATCTGCGTGAATTGTTGCTTCGCAAAGAGCTGCAGGTTTTTACTTGCAGCAATTGCGGGCGCACTTTCCGCATGGTTGAACCGTTGACTTATATAGACCGCAAACTTGGGTTTGCGGCCTATTTTTCGCCTAATTTACAGAGTTTGTTTAAGCAGGGCTATTTGCGAGATTTCAATATTCTTCCGGATGAAATGCTGAGTGACGTTCCTTTGCATCTGCGGCAGAATGAGGCCGGTTGGCGATTGCGACTCTGTCCAGATATGAACTCTTTACTTGAAAAGATTCACATTTTCACCGCGGGGTTGGATGATCGTCTGATGGAAGTCGTCAAGTTGGCTTTGGCTGCCCGTTTGCTGAGTGACGAAGGGAAAAGAGTTGAAATGCTTCGTTTTTTGGCCTGTAACGATCAGGAGATGTTGTTCATAGCTCAATATGCCCCGGCAGAAACAGAAAATTCGCTTGATGTTTCCGCGGCTTCAGATGATTCATCAGACGGAGCGACTGCTGAAGGAACAAAAGCTGAAGGCGGTAAGACGGAAGAATTGACCGTAGCGCGTGAACTTTACGTTAACACGGAACGGTTGTTGGGTAATTCTTTAGGTGAGGACCGTCACTGGTCGATTATCGATCGCGGCTTTGCCTTGCGTCTGGTTGCTCCTGATAAAAATCATTGA
- a CDS encoding ATP--guanido phosphotransferase — translation MAWYLEDGPESDVVISSRIRLARNVRGYPFPELLLPGTAKECYDRISKAFFSANEAMRRDYVEIVLADVPELTVNSLVEKRLLSEDMLNKRASGRAIIRRDEAVSIMLGEEDHIRIQSMQAGLNLVAAYEEAEKISLLLEEKLPLAFKPEFGFLTACPTNVGTGMRASVMVHLPALGRTKLLEKYLDSCRKAGLAVRGQYGENSEATGFVFQISNQMTLGLDESTAIKELQTVVEQLIKREHEARQYLWKNNRYEIEDQIYRSYGVLSEARLISTEAAQLELSNLRWGMALGILPQLKPVTVNRLEVRIGSATLQREAGEVLPTRERDYRRAALIRQALAEDAADAAGAAGAKPGTGATVAKSAAGAKSTADAKSASAGKDVSDGENSANGAEVAGSAPDAGKEPADGTNSAN, via the coding sequence ATGGCTTGGTATTTGGAAGACGGACCTGAAAGCGATGTGGTTATCTCTAGTCGAATCAGGCTGGCTCGTAATGTGCGCGGCTATCCTTTTCCTGAGCTTTTGCTGCCGGGGACGGCTAAGGAATGTTATGACCGCATTAGCAAGGCCTTCTTTTCTGCCAACGAAGCCATGCGGCGGGATTATGTCGAGATAGTTCTGGCGGATGTTCCTGAACTTACCGTTAATTCTTTAGTGGAAAAAAGATTGCTGAGTGAAGATATGTTGAACAAACGGGCTTCGGGACGAGCCATAATTCGTCGCGATGAGGCCGTTTCAATCATGCTTGGCGAAGAAGATCATATTCGTATCCAATCGATGCAGGCCGGGCTTAATTTGGTTGCGGCGTACGAGGAGGCGGAAAAAATTTCTTTGTTGCTGGAGGAAAAGCTCCCATTGGCCTTTAAGCCGGAATTTGGCTTTTTGACTGCTTGTCCTACTAATGTTGGTACTGGTATGCGGGCATCGGTTATGGTTCATTTGCCGGCTTTAGGCCGGACCAAACTTCTGGAAAAATACTTGGATAGCTGTCGTAAGGCCGGTTTGGCAGTGCGGGGGCAATACGGGGAGAATAGCGAGGCGACCGGTTTTGTTTTCCAGATTTCTAATCAGATGACTTTAGGATTGGACGAAAGCACGGCAATAAAAGAATTGCAGACGGTGGTTGAACAGTTGATTAAAAGGGAGCATGAAGCACGTCAGTACTTGTGGAAAAACAATCGGTATGAAATTGAAGACCAGATTTATCGCTCGTACGGTGTTTTATCTGAAGCACGTTTAATAAGTACAGAGGCGGCACAGCTGGAGTTGTCAAACCTGCGTTGGGGAATGGCTTTGGGAATTTTGCCGCAGCTGAAACCGGTTACGGTTAATCGTTTGGAAGTGCGGATCGGCTCAGCGACTTTGCAGCGTGAAGCCGGTGAGGTACTTCCGACTCGGGAACGTGATTATCGGCGGGCCGCACTTATTCGCCAAGCTTTGGCTGAGGATGCCGCGGACGCTGCAGGTGCTGCAGGTGCTAAGCCGGGTACGGGTGCTACAGTTGCTAAATCAGCTGCCGGTGCCAAGAGTACTGCGGATGCCAAGAGTGCTTCGGCTGGCAAGGATGTTTCAGATGGCGAGAATTCCGCGAATGGTGCAGAAGTTGCTGGCAGTGCCCCCGACGCTGGCAAAGAACCGGCCGATGGAACTAATTCAGCAAATTGA
- a CDS encoding UvrB/UvrC motif-containing protein, producing MIMMCEHCHKNVADITYSYNYNGQKGSLNLCSNCFADMKTKGEIKDFWPHDDFFNSAWMTDNLSKPITPFFRPDNAVCNGCGLDYPTLMQNGRLGCADCYDVFADQLRDEILPRLQRGLHYCGRPYNRPLDPADLSLNRTTVGRGTRRVASTKKAAEKSMSGKKQADEMEIADAGETVKECADPVKNAKIKELRAAMHACAAKEDYQGAIEYRNKIKALEEEE from the coding sequence ATGATTATGATGTGCGAACATTGCCATAAAAATGTAGCTGATATAACTTATTCATATAACTATAACGGTCAAAAAGGCAGCCTAAATTTGTGTAGCAACTGTTTTGCTGATATGAAGACGAAAGGCGAAATAAAAGACTTTTGGCCGCATGACGATTTCTTCAATTCGGCATGGATGACGGACAATCTGAGCAAACCAATCACTCCATTTTTCCGCCCTGACAACGCGGTTTGCAATGGATGCGGCCTTGATTATCCTACTTTGATGCAAAACGGCCGGCTAGGTTGTGCTGATTGCTATGACGTTTTTGCTGACCAGCTGAGAGATGAAATTTTGCCACGTTTACAACGTGGCCTTCATTACTGCGGTCGCCCCTACAATCGTCCCTTGGATCCGGCGGACCTGAGCTTGAATCGAACTACGGTAGGCCGTGGAACGCGAAGAGTTGCGTCTACAAAGAAAGCGGCGGAAAAAAGCATGTCAGGCAAGAAGCAGGCCGATGAAATGGAGATCGCCGATGCCGGAGAAACGGTGAAAGAATGCGCTGATCCGGTAAAAAATGCGAAAATCAAGGAATTGCGCGCAGCCATGCACGCCTGTGCTGCTAAAGAAGATTATCAGGGTGCGATAGAATATCGTAACAAAATTAAGGCTTTGGAAGAGGAGGAATGA